CGTTGGTCTATGTGCTGGCCGCCGCCCTGCCGCTGGCGCTTGCGCTGACCCAACGTGTCGCGCCCGCCGCAATGTGGGAATATGCCGCCGCAGCGATGGGGATGATTGCGCTGTTGGGCATGGCCGTTCAATTCGTGACATCAGGCCGGTTTGAGGGGGTGTCGGGCAAGCTGGGCATCGACAAGATCATGGGGTTTCACAAACTGGCCGCGTCATGGGTGGCGCTTGCCGTGGTGCTGCACCCGCTGGCCTATATCTGGCCGACATGGGCGCAAGACCCCGAACTGGGCTGGCTGCGGCTGCAATTCTACCTGAGCGATCCTGCCTATCTGACCGGTGTGGTGGCATTGGGCGCGCTGGTGGTGCTGATTGCCAGCTCCATCCTGCGCGACCGCCTGCCTTGGCCCTATGAGGCATGGCGTGGCGTGCATGTTGTGCTGGGGCTGGTGGCGGTGTTTGGCGGGCTGCATCATGCCATCGCTGTCGGGCGTTTCAGCGCGCAAGGGCCGGTTGCCGTGTTTTGGTGGGCACTTGGCGCGGCGGTGCTTGCGGTCATGGCCATTCTATACGGGTGGCGGTGGGCAAGGCTGCACCGCCAGCCATGGCGGCTGGCATCCGTGACAAGGCGCGCAGACCGCATGTGGGAATTGGACATACAGCCAGTGGGCGACACACCTGCCCTGCCCTATCACGCGGGCCAGTTCGTCTGGATGACCGAAGGCACGCGCCGCTTTCCATTGTTTGACCACCCGTTTTCCATTGCCGACAGCCCTGCCCGCCCCGGATTAAGCCTGCTGATCAAGGAAGCGGGCGATTTCACCAACCAGATCGGTGACTTGCCCGAAGGTGCAAGCATTGGCATTGACGGGCCATATGGCGAATTCAGCCTGCACGCCCATGACCCCGAATCCGTGCTGCTGATTGGCGGCGGTGTGGGGATTGCGCCGGTGTTGGGCATTTTGCGCGATATGGTGGCGCGCGGCGACACGCGGCCTGTGCGACTGGCCTATGCGGTTGGCGCTGCACCAAATTTCGCCTGTCTGGAGGAGATTCGCGCCGCCACCCGCACGCTGGATCTGCGCCTGTGGCTGACCTGCGAAGATGGCGCGGAAGCCCCAGATATTCAAGCCGGTCGCCTGACGCAGGACCGGCTGCGCGACATGCTGGACGGGCTTGACCCCGCCCGGACCAAAGCGCTGATCTGCGGCCCCGGCCCCATGGTGGTGGCCGTGTCGGACGC
Above is a window of Roseinatronobacter sp. S2 DNA encoding:
- a CDS encoding ferredoxin reductase family protein, whose protein sequence is MSHANTLSALRPSGPGLALVYVLAAALPLALALTQRVAPAAMWEYAAAAMGMIALLGMAVQFVTSGRFEGVSGKLGIDKIMGFHKLAASWVALAVVLHPLAYIWPTWAQDPELGWLRLQFYLSDPAYLTGVVALGALVVLIASSILRDRLPWPYEAWRGVHVVLGLVAVFGGLHHAIAVGRFSAQGPVAVFWWALGAAVLAVMAILYGWRWARLHRQPWRLASVTRRADRMWELDIQPVGDTPALPYHAGQFVWMTEGTRRFPLFDHPFSIADSPARPGLSLLIKEAGDFTNQIGDLPEGASIGIDGPYGEFSLHAHDPESVLLIGGGVGIAPVLGILRDMVARGDTRPVRLAYAVGAAPNFACLEEIRAATRTLDLRLWLTCEDGAEAPDIQAGRLTQDRLRDMLDGLDPARTKALICGPGPMVVAVSDALLDLGLPMANVIYERFDYAAGARSRQDRARTRNILGIGGVIVALVAGFAALAGVV